The following are encoded in a window of Sminthopsis crassicaudata isolate SCR6 chromosome 5, ASM4859323v1, whole genome shotgun sequence genomic DNA:
- the ALDH1L2 gene encoding mitochondrial 10-formyltetrahydrofolate dehydrogenase: MLWRSGPLLRRFSTARVYYKNKLKLALIGQSLFGQEVYSHLRKEGHRVVGVFTVPDKDGKADPLALAAEKDGIPVFKFPRWKIKGNTIKEVIEAYRSVGAELNVLPFCTQFIPMDVIDCPKHGSIIYHPSILPRHRGASAINWTLILGDKKAGFSIFWADDGLDTGPILLQRECDVEPNDTVDSLYNRFLFPEGIKAMVEAVQLIADGKASRIPQSEEGATYEGIQKKETAKISWDQPAEALHNWIRGHDKVPGAWAEIDNQVVTFYGSSLLAGSVPPGEPLTIKGAEKPGLVTKNGLVLFGNDGKMLMVRNIQFEDGRMIPASKYFSAGEACVVELTDEEKKVAQEIKAIWAGILSNVSAIEDSTDFFKSGASSMDVVRLVEEIRQKCGGLQLQNEDVYMATKFGDFIQMVVRKLRGEDQEEELVVDYVSKDINQMTLKMPHQCFINGQFVDAEDGQTYDTINPTDGSTICKVSYASVADVDKAVAAAKDAFENGEWGRMNARERGRLMYRLADLMEEHQEELATIETIDSGAVYTLALKTHIGMSVQTFRYFAGWCDKIQGSTIPINQARPNRNLTFTKKEPLGVCAIIIPWNYPLMMLAWKSAACLAAGNTLVLKPAQVTPLTALKFAELSAKAGFPKGVINIIPGSGGVAGQRLSEHPDIRKLGFTGSTAIGKQIMKSCAVSNLKKVSLELGGKSPLIIFSDCELDKAVRMGMGAVYFNKGENCIAAGRLFVEESIHDEFVHRVVEEIKKMKIGDPLDRSTDHGPQNHKAHLDKLLQYCETGVREGATLVYGGRQVPRPGFFMEPTVFTDVEDHMYIAKEESFGPVMVISKFKNGDIDGVLQQANNTEYGLASGVFTRDINKAMYVSEKLEAGTVFINTYNKTDVAAPFGGVKQSGFGKDLGEEALQEYLKTKAVTLEY; the protein is encoded by the exons gtttattataaaaataagctGAAGCTGGCACTTATAGGCCAGAGTCTCTTTGGGCAAGAAGTCTATAGCCATCTCCGGAAAGAAGGCCATCGGGTGGTTGGAGTTTTCACAGTTCCAGACAAGGATGGTAAAGCTGATCCATTAg CTTTGGCGGCAGAGAAAGATGGCATCCCAGTGTTTAAGTTTCCCAGATGGAAAATCAAAGGCAATACCATCAAGGAAGTCATCGAAGCCTATAGATCCGTAGGAGCTGAGCTGAATGTTCTTCCCTTCTGCACACAGTTTATTCCCATGGATGTGATTGATTGCCCGAAGCATGGTTCTATTATTTATCACCCATCTATCCTTCCCCGTCACCGAGGAGCTTCTGCTATCAACTG GACTTTAATTCTGGGAGATAAGAAAGCCGGTTTTTCCATCTTCTGGGCGGATGATGGTCTAGATACTGGGCCTATTCTCCTTCAAAGGGAATGTGACGTGGAACCCAATGATACAGTGGATTCCCTTTATAATAGATTTCTCTTCCCAGAGGGAATCAAGGCTATG gtAGAAGCTGTCCAGCTCATCGCCGATGGCAAAGCTTCTCGTATTCCTCAGTCGGAAGAAGGAGCCACATATGAaggcatccagaaaaaagaaactgcCAAG ATTTCTTGGGATCAGCCTGCAGAAGCTTTGCACAACTGGATACGAGGTCATGACAAAGTGCCCGGAGCTTGGGCAGAAATAGACAACCAG GTGGTTACTTTCTATGGCTCATCATTACTGGCTGGTTCTGTGCCACCTGGAGAACCCTTAACAATCAAAGGTGCTGAGAAGCCTGGCCTTGTCACCAAAAATGGACTGGTCCTTTTTGGTAATGATGGGAAAATG CTAATGGTGAGAAATATTCAATTTGAAGATGGAAGAATGATTCCTGCTTCTAAATACTTCTCAGCAGGGGAAGCATGTGTGGTAGAACTCACAGATGAGGAGAAGAAAGTGGCCCAAGAAATCAAG GCCATCTGGGCAGGCATTCTGAGTAATGTTTCTGCCATTGAGGACTCCACAGACTTCTTCAAATCTGGGGCAAGCTCGATGGATGTTGTCAG GCTGGTTGAAGAGATTCGACAGAAATGTGGCGGACTTCAGCTGCAGAATGAAGATGTGTACATGGCCACCAAGTTTGGAGACTTCATTCAGATGGTCGTGAGAAAGCTGAGGGGTGAGGACCAAGAAGAAGAGCTGGTCGTGGACTAT GTTTCCAAAGACATCAATCAAATGACCCTGAAAATGCCGCATCAGTGTTTCATCAATGGGCAGTTTGTGGACGCCGAGGACGGACAGACTTACGACACCATCAACCCCACCGACGGATCC ACCATATGTAAAGTATCTTACGCTTCAGTGGCTGATGTTGACAAAGCAGTAGCAGCCGCTAAAGATGCCTTTGAAAATGGTGAATGGGGAAGAATGAACgccagagaaagagggagattaATGTACAG ACTTGCAGACTTGATGGAAGAACACCAGGAAGAGCTAGCAACCATTGAGACCATTGACTCGGGGGCCGTGTACACCTTAGCTCTGAAGACCCACATCGGCATGTCTGTGCAAACATTCCGATACTTTGCAGGCTGGTGTGACAAAATCCAG ggttctACAATTCCAATTAACCAAGCACGCCCAAACCGTAACCTGACCTTCACCAAGAAAGAGCCTCTAGG cGTCTGTGCAATTATCATTCCTTGGAATTATCCCCTAATGATGTTGGCGTGGAAGAGCGCAGCGTGTCTGGCAGCGGGTAATACCTTGGTGCTCAAGCCAGCacag GTCACACCTCTGACGGCCTTGAAGTTTGCAGAGCTCTCTGCCAAGGCCGGCTTTCCAAAGGGAGTGATCAATATCATTCCTGGCTCAG GTGGCGTAGCTGGACAACGCTTATCTGAACACCCAGATATTCGCAAACTCGGCTTTACGGGTTCCACGGCAATTGGCAAACAGATTATGAAGAG CTGTGCTGTGAGTAACTTGAAGAAAGTTTCCCTGGAACTTGGTGGCAAGTCCCCGCTGATCATATTCAGCGACTGTGAACTCGACAAAGCTGTGAGAATG ggCATGGGAGCTGTATATTTCAATAAGGGGGAGAACTGTATTGCAGCAGGCCGGTTATTTGTTGAAGAATCCATTCATGATGAATTTGTGCATCGAGTG gtagaagaaataaaaaagatgaaaatcggCGACCCCTTGGACAGATCCACTGACCATGGCCCCCAGAATCACAAGGCCCACTTGGACAAACTTCTACAATATTGTGAAACGGGAGTGAGAGAAGGAGCCACTTTGGTATATGGAGGAAGACAAGTCCCCAGGCCTG GCTTTTTTATGGAGCCAACTGTATTCACAGATGTTGAAGACCACATGTACATTGCCAAAGAGGAGTCTTTTGGGCCTGTTATGgtcatttctaaatttaaaaatgg GGATATCGATGGAGTGTTGCAACAAGCCAATAATACAGAGTATGGTCTAGCTTCAGGGGTTTTCACAAGAGACATAAATAAAGCTATGTATGTGAGTGAAAAACTGGAAGCGGGGACAGTCTTCATTAATACCTACAACAAGACGGATGTGGCGGCCCCATTTGGTGGCGTGAAGCAGTCGGGTTTTGGCAAAGATTTGG GTGAAGAGGCTCTCCAGGAGTACCTGAAAACAAAGGCAGTCACTCTGGAATATTAG